In Gossypium arboreum isolate Shixiya-1 chromosome 3, ASM2569848v2, whole genome shotgun sequence, the sequence cataaaataatagaatagacAAAAAAAGTAATAAATCACAAAGCCTTCCAAGTTTTTCTTGTCAGTAAAATAGTTGTTCCTtcaataaagagaaaaaaaaacctGAACATACAAGCGTAAATCAATTAATTAGACTTGTCCAAATATCGAATAACTCGCCTTACctaaattcaattcaaaaaataaaagtatttttgaaattaaaatttaattataaaaatataaaataacaattaaaatatattttaaatattttattaatttttcaaaagtaaaatgaaatttttaacagctCAGTACGACTCGTATGATGCAGaagcttttattttattataatattttattatttcaattttattttataatttttattttaagtattaGATATATCACAGACGGCTAGGGTTATTAGTTATGTTTAGGATTTAAACCTAAGGCTAGGAATAAAACTTTGTTTGCGAATGAGAACTTATATAAATAAGTTGTATTATTATAAAGAAACTAGACCGTACCATATTTGCCATTCGTTTGTTCAGCACTAATTTATTTGGTGACTGCTGTTTTCTCCCCTACACCACATCATATTAAACCACTATAAAAGTCAACTGCAAATGGaaatacttttaaattttaaaatatcaaacatGATTAAATTATTATAAGAGTACCAACCGTATTTTGCAAAATATTCTTCTAAAATAACAAACTTTTAAAGCCAACTTTTACACCAAAGACATGAACATACCTTGTTCCTCCATGTTTATCTGATCTCCAACCAGCAACGGGTGTTGTAGTGAAGCCTCCATAACAGAGGCAGGGCAGAAATTTGATTATTCCTTAATTCCATTTCCGGAATGTAAAAGATGCTGGTATAGTGCTCAAACACCTTAGTGAACTTATGACGCGGCAACAATGGTTTCCGTAGATTATGTGCATTGTGACGTTTTGGTATATTCAGGAAGGGCAATGAATTGACTCATCAGAATTGTATTCGGAAAACAAATCATCATCTGAATCTACTTCAGAATCAAGACCATTTCCACCACCTTTATGACCTTGAACAATCTTTAATGGGTCCTTGTGACCTATATAGGCAGTTTTCTTGTATAAGCCCCTGCTTCTGTCCCGAAATCCTTTTCTCATCATGCTTGCAAATCTTTCCCTAATATCAACAAGGGGGTGCCTCTGAATAATCCGTTGGCAATCATAAGCTTCCCTAAGAACAACAGTTTGAGTATCGGACATCTTGGAAATGTAAAAGATGCCGGGATGGCGCTCAAACACCTTAGTAAACTTCTGAGGCAATGACAAAGGTTTTCGTAAATTACTCACATTTTTACGTTCTGTCTTCTTCTGTATGGTAAGGTGAAAGAGTTCATGAAACACGCCCACAATTCTCTTCTCCGACACATCAGTGCGTGGATCCAAGTGAGAGGCATCGGCATAAGGTGAAGTATATGGTAATTTCTGCCATTCTTTTAACCATCCCATGCACTTTCTCTTCAATCCAAAACCCCTTGTAAACCCTATAGGAAAGGCTAAACAGTTATTTTTCAAATCTTCTTCTGTTTGCTGGGCAACATTCTTCTCCAACTGGGAGACAGCAAGTGTATCATCCCATGATAAAAGTTTCAAACCAATGCGATCATCAGGAAGgcgaaacaaagaaaataaatcaGCATAAATTGGAATCAAGTTATCGACGTAACAGTAAGGCAACCCCAAGTCCCATTTCAGCTGGTCAATAGTCTGTAAAGGAAGGATCCTATCCTTGGTAAGCATCAACAATTTGCAAAGCCTGTCAATCAAATCAATCATATTATCCCGGATAACACCAAGTTCTTCATGGTAAAGATTTAAGGCTTCAAGGGTCAACTCAAAGCAAGGAACATGAGTGCCAGCACTGTCAAACACATAAGATTCATGAAAGATGGTGGGATATCTCCTGATAAAAGTGGATAGCTTAAGATCATGGGGTAGACCCAGTTGACCGCGATGCCGTGAAAGATGGTAAATGGGGAGACAAAAGTCTGGAGCAGAGGAGAGGATGGACACAAGATTGCAAGCAGCTCTTAAATCTCTTTCACCGGCAATAACAGCATCTAAGGCTTTATCTTTAACCcatttgagcttaatattaactaAACTGAAACTCTGCTGGTAATTAAATCCCCTTCTCAACCCACATGAAAAGCCAAACACTTTACCTTTTCCACACAAAAACCAGTAACTCatttccttaaaaaaaaaaattacgggCTACCAAGTGCACCAATTAGCAGCATCTACAGAGACAGAGAAAAGCCCAAATTAAGTTTTTCGTTAATTCTACATGAACTGAACTATAAAATGACTGAATAAGGAGAGGGGATGGGGGGAGGGTAATTGTATTGAGGCAATTTATCGAACAGATAAAGTGCAAAAATACTACAATCTAAAAATACATTACCTTAACGAAGCTGAGCTGAATTCGAACAAGAAAAGCCCCGACCATGTAATGTGTAGTCGATCAAAAGCTAAAGAGAGAAAAGGTTGGCGAGATAATGTTTTGATTATATGCTTCGCGGGGCATTATTTAACTTGAAAAAGCAAACTACCTCGATCAAGAAAGATTCAAATGGTTGAAAGCCAATCATGAAAACAATCGAAAATGAAAGCTGTTTGAGAAATCTGAATTGGTTTCGGAAGAAATGATGGAGGACAACGAAGTGAAAAGGCACACAGCAAGAATCCCACCATGGATTGGGAACTGGGCCCTTTACTCCAGTTTTTAATTTTAGATGATAAACTAGTTTATatctccttcttcttctccttcttcttcttcttttttattttttttattttttagggttttagggttttaaagagaaaattaattaaattagggttcaagttaattaggtaaattaactattaattaaaaaataaattaaattagggtttaagattttagggttaattaattaaattatgttttagtTTTCCAAAAATAATTGTGTTTAGGGTTTTGTAAAAAATATATTagtaatataaatttttttctacaatagtatttgaaaaaataattttgagaagacgtttctAAACAAATAATGTCGAAAACACTTCAAGCAGGATGTACTGTCagcaaaattattgaaaaaaaCTTCTACGTGGAcactctttttctacagtagtatttgaaaaaataattttaagaagatgtttctgaacaaatagtgtccaaaatgttcaagcaggatgcactgtcagcaaaattactgaaaaaagctccTACGTGGAagctctttttctacagtagtatCTAAAAAAATAACTTTGAGAAGATGTTTATAAACAAATACTGTCCAAAACGCTTCAAGAAGGATGCATtgtcagcaaaattactgaaaaaagctcTCAAGTGGAcactctttttctacagtagtatctgaaaaaataattttgagaagatgtttctgaacaaatagtgtccaaaacgcttcaagcaggatgcactgtcagcaaaattactgaaaaaagctctcacgtggacgctctttttctacagtagttcctaTCTGGCCTTAGactataaatgagccaaatttcaTTCTTAGGTTGCATAAGTTACAGCAAGAGAAATTGAGGCTAAAGTAGAATAGAAACTGaagatgagtgaacgtattagtgctgttatttactatgatggtgaggttCGTGACACTGAGAACGGCGTTGTTTTTTTATCGGAGAACACAGCGCGACTGGTTTTTAACaagaacatagatttgacagaacttcgtaaaagaattaggcaTAAAATCTTTGGAACAACGCCAATGAAAGTTTTGTCTATTACGTATCGATTTTATGCTTCGGTTGATCCTGTGAAATATGACTCATTCGCCATCAAAGGTCCTCGTAGGTTGGAGGCAACGGTGCAGACTCATCTTACTAGTGGATCACCCTATTTTaaattatatgtacaatttttaTCGTCAAATGATGCATTTGCGACTTCAACATTTACTATTGTTCAagaggaatacacgacccctACCAGACACTCCGTTAGTGGGAGGCAGAACACGAAAGTGCCTATGTTTGGTAGCAGTATGGAATACACAACTCTTGCACGCCACTCGGTTAGTGGATGGAACATGCACCTCGGTGGGTCGATGTTCGATGCTGGAAATACGTACtggggaatgacatcaacttctagtggttggcaatcTACATCTAATTGGGGACGTTATGAAACGTCTACAAAAAGGGATGATGTAGTCATTACCATGCCCACCAACGAGGAGACCTCATTCGTTGTAGATGATGATGGGTCGAATGATGAGTTTGATGTGGATCCACTTTGAGAACCCAGTTCGATGGTACAGAAGTTGTATTATTTTCTGAACCGAAGCCTGTTCTAACCATACCTGAAGATGTTGAAGGGGttcagataaagaagaagaagattcaCGATTCAGGGCGTACTCGCCtccagcccacatgcataatgtcgatcTATATCAAGATGATGCGTTagagtttccagatctaccacacAGAAAGTGTGACCATACAAGTTCGTCATTAGATTTGGGTGAATTggaagttggtaaggagttttctAATAAAGATAGTTTTTTGGTGCattgaaacaacatagcatcatgAACGGGGTTAACTACAATGTGGTTAAATCCAAATCCGATAAGTTTGAGGCTAAGTGTGCAGTGCAAGACGGTACATcttcatggaaaatcatggcctCGTTGAGGAAAAGGACAGgcttgtgggagataaaaaagtacaaaggtccacATACATGTGTTGGCGAAAAAATATCACTAGGTGTTTAGAGTTTTTGAATAATACTATTATTAAGAAATGTTACATTATTTAATGTACTTCATTGACAAGTGTTTtacaagatcatcccaagatgggTTTAGATATGTTAGCTAGCTTAATACTACCGACGGTGAAGACGGATCCCAGGACTCCAGTGACGGTCTTAATTGCTAATATTCGTAGCCAATTGAGGTACACGCCCTCTTATcgcaaggcttggatagctaagcagaTGGCGTTGGAAAAGATGTATGATGGGTGGGACGCTTCATATAATGAAGTATGGCAATGGTGTCAGGTGCTAGAGAGATATGTCCCAGGTTGCATAACAAACCTTGAAACGGCACCTGCGTACTACAACGACCGATTGTTTTGTGGATGTTAAGTGTTCAAGCGTCTGTTCTAGAGCTTTAAGCAATACCAAGACGTATTTCTATACCgtaagccattggtacaaattgatggtacatttatgtatggtagatatacccatcgaCTATTGTTAGCTGTGGCACAGGCTGGCAGTGGGAGAATCCTTCCAATTGCGTTTGTAATAACAGTGGGGGAGTCAACTGATGGctgggatttctttctttctaggttaaggagGCATGTTTGCCCCTAACCTGATATCTGTGTTATATCAGATCGAAGCACTAAAATACTAGCTGTAATTGAACAACAAGAAAGCCTATAGCATCGCACACACCATCGATATTGCCTAAGGCACGTTGCGTCCAACTATTACGGGTAATATCGATCTACAACTGAATGACGGCAAGTGAAGAACATAggtatttaatctctattaaattaattttgtttgtaatattcaatttattctgaatggaagagtggtatgtaattttcgctatcaacttatattaGCAGGGTATAAGATAAGTAGGGaccgttttcatgagatgttaGCGGTTTTGCATCAGTTAACGAAGAAGGTGCAAACTACCTCTGTAACATACCTTTCAAACAGTGGACACAAGCATATGACGGCGgcctacgatatggtcatatgactTCAAACTTGGCTGAATATATAAATTCTGTTATAAAAGGAATACTTCATTTGCCGATAACATCAGTTGTGTGATAGGCATATTTTCATTTAGCGACACTATTTCCAAAGCGAGCAACGACTTATAATGGCCAAATGCAGGGAGGCCACgaaggtattgcaagaaattaatAAGGAGAAGACACGGGCCAACACCATGCACACAGTGTGTCACGATCTCGACATTCTATAGTTTCGTGTGACGGTGTTTGACAGACCGAATCAAGGTATTATTGGCGGGCAATATTGTGTACACTTAAGAAATATGACATGCGACTGTGGGAGGTTTGACGCACTTCGTTATCCACGCGTTCATATAATTGCAGCTTATCAGAATCTCCGTTTGGATCCCATGAGCTATGTCAACGAAGTGTACAAAATAGAGTACATGTACAACGTGTGGAGACACGTATTCCTACCGATCCCAGATGAACGTAAATAGCCGTTTGTATTGCTTGCTCCGTTTAAGTTGTTACCAGATAGAGAATTGCATCGCAAACCAAAGGGTCAACCTTACTTGACTAGAATATGTAACAATATGAATATTCGAGAAACAACCAACCAATAGAAGTTGTATGGATAATGTAGGAGCCCAAGCCATACAACTCGATCATGTACAAATCGGAATAGCTAATAGTTGTTGTAATAAAaattatgttgcattatttatattttattaaaatattaaaatattgccttattcaaaagaacttttattttattaaaatataaaaagtaaattacaattaaaagattaaaaataacttttattttattagatgaaataatatacaaaaatttgtacaaaaatattaaaaatattgccttattcaaaaatattttaaaaataaatattggtGCGGTTAGAATCATTGCCACATGGGTGTCAATCGATGACACTGCTACTGGATTCCTCATTGGTTCAGCTTCTGGCGGGGGTTGTGGTTCTCCGACAGGGGATCTGGTTGTGGGTGTTGGGAGGATGACCCACCTTAATAGAATAATGAATGCGAAGGTGTTTGCATCACCTATGGCAGAGGTGTTTGAATCCTATAATGCGATGGGGATTGGTAAAAAGAAGAGCTCCCTGACGGTGCATCATGCTATCCCTCATGCAACGGCGGCCTATAGATTGACGGTTGACTCAGAGTAATTGAGAACAGAGATAAACCGGGCCATGCATTCTAACCTACCATAGGACTgggaaaaggaaacatataagggttaggatgcatataagggctaggatacgcACTTGGCATAATCTGAAAATGATGTGATATGGGTGTCATCGGTTGAAGTGTTGGGCCCGGTGATTGTATGGGCACCGTTGATGGGCCTGTGTCTTATATGAGCGCTGTTGATGGGTCCGCGTCTTGTGTGGGCGTTGTTGATGGGCCGCGTCGTCATCCTTTCTTCTTGGATTTAAAAGGCCCCATCGTTCCCTTTGGATATGAATTTGCCGTCGCCTTTCCTCTTCCAACagtaaatatggcttgccatggatcctaaaccatggcatgtattcCGGCACACACGCTAACTCAGAAACGATGATCGGTTCCCGAGTAGGTATATAATCATATCGATTTTCCCATATTTTGATATATTCTGACCAGTATCTCGGCCAATCCGTATTCAATTACCGTAAGTCGACTTTGTGCTCATCATCGAGCACCTCAGGTGCCACGAGAATCGGTTGTTAGAATCCAAATTGTCACAATACTCTATCTGACTGGTGTATCTCCGCGGTAGCATAGTTGAGCAATAGGACTTTTACATACCAAATGTTTAGATTTTAAAAGAATTCATCTGGAATTACTACCCGAATTGccggatcctcgtatggtgtccattgaaactataaacatgataaaaatattagttatatacataatactaaatactaaatactaaatacaaacgactattttattatgtatatatattttatttaatacttactttTGCTTCCgaccgttggtctaatagaagccaTATATCTTCAAGAGAGGTAGGTATTCCAACATAATTCGCCGAAttgttccacctaattaaataaatttttagcatacaattatattttaaatctacgtaataattgtaaaatctaatataaaatttacctcaTTATAagtgggaatgtatatgggtggtcCACTCgaagaaataaaaatagaaagCGAAACCATGCCCATGATTgcagtagtgataggcaacctccAATTTTGGCTTAATCCGGTCGCGTCGCCCCGCACATCTCATTGTACAATTTTGCTAACACGGCAGACCCCCAACTAAATTCGCCAGTTACTTtaaaatcaacgagtttcagCAGCCATCTCAGATGGATGACGTTTCGTGACAAGTCCGGCATTAGATAACCTCCAATCATCTCCAGAATGTATGCCcgagcatatcgtattctttctaGTTTAGTCAAATCATTATCCGGCTCCGGGAATGTGTCTCATAACTAGCCCATCTCGATTCGACCTCCATTAATATTATCCGAAATAGCACCCAATAGCTCGTAGCATATAGCTCCCCAATCAACAGATTGAGCGGACCCGGTGACTGCGTACTCATCCACCGGCAATCCCAATTGCAACTGCACGTCTTctagagtgatagtacactctccaCATGGAAGTAGAAAGTGTGCGTCTCAGGTCTTCACCTCTCTATCAACGCACTGATtagtttcgggtccaacttgcacccccggCCTATCGTGGCCACGTGCCAAAAACCTGCTCCCCGCAGGTAATTCTCTATCAACGGTGATGGAGGACCAGACATATTACGGATATAGCATTACAGCACCCGATCTATAgactattataaaaaattataaaataaaaattaattaaaattgcataaatgaaaaaatattaaataatattgaaaaattaaaattaacacttaccattttcatttgttcGACGGAGATGTGTTCTTTATCGAGACGAATTAATTCTCCGGCCATTGTTAATACaatcaaatattttttaatttaaaaaaaactaatttagaaaaattttaaatagaacttttttgaaaaaattaaagagAGCTTTGAGAGGATTTTAGtgtgaaaaaaatgaaaggggggtttatagtttttttttttaccattggAGTCCAAACGATCAAAAAAAAGTTGTCGTTGGGGGTTAAAAAATAGGGGCAAAACACGTCCCTGGGGTAGCGTTTTGTTGACACATCACCTAAGATCGCGCTAACGTGGACGCGTTTACAGGGAATTCTGCCTTTTccggtaaataataaaaaagttggtctatttcataaatatttaaaaaaaggaCTTTTTGGGTAAAATGGCCTTTTTTTATAATAtcgctttttaaaattttaaagaatttttcaaaaaatttataataaattaaaacataatatacttataaaatatttttaaaaatatttagctAATTTAGAATcagttatattaatattatttaattttacaaatatttaataataaaataataaaagttatcatgaatattactattaatatattatatttaagtaatattattaataattttacagtttatttattgtatatatggttaaattaatttacttttatgttaaaaatgtttaaattgatTTTTGTAATTATATATCTATCATTGTTCTACTTTGATCAATGAATATAATCAATTCCTATTATATTTGAAAACTATAATTTAActtgataaatattattaa encodes:
- the LOC108477509 gene encoding protein WHAT'S THIS FACTOR 9, mitochondrial, which encodes MSYWFLCGKGKVFGFSCGLRRGFNYQQSFSLVNIKLKWVKDKALDAVIAGERDLRAACNLVSILSSAPDFCLPIYHLSRHRGQLGLPHDLKLSTFIRRYPTIFHESYVFDSAGTHVPCFELTLEALNLYHEELGVIRDNMIDLIDRLCKLLMLTKDRILPLQTIDQLKWDLGLPYCYVDNLIPIYADLFSLFRLPDDRIGLKLLSWDDTLAVSQLEKNVAQQTEEDLKNNCLAFPIGFTRGFGLKRKCMGWLKEWQKLPYTSPYADASHLDPRTDVSEKRIVGVFHELFHLTIQKKTERKNVSNLRKPLSLPQKFTKVFERHPGIFYISKMSDTQTVVLREAYDCQRIIQRHPLVDIRERFASMMRKGFRDRSRGLYKKTAYIGHKDPLKIVQGHKGGGNGLDSEVDSDDDLFSEYNSDESIHCPS